CAAGTTGGTGATGTTCGTTTTAAAGATTTAAACGGCGATGGAAAAATTGATGAAAAAGACAGAACAAAAATTGGTTCTCCTTGGGCAGATTACAACGTAGGTCTGAATTTAAACTTTGGTTACAAAAACTTTGATTTAGTAGCGAACTTCTATTCAAGTATTGGAAACGAAATCGTAAACCAAAACATTTCAGATTTATACAACGGAGCAAGTTTAACCAACAAAGTCAGTGGATTAGAGCAGATGGCGTGGCACGGCGAAGGAACTTCAAATTATATTCCTCGTTTGTCAAAAGATGATAACAACGAAAACTACACCAAATTCTCCTCTCTTTATGTAGAAGACGGTTCTTTCGTTCGTATGAAAAATTTACAATTAGGATATTCTTTCTACAACAAATTCGGATTGGATAAACTAAGAATTTCATTGTCAGGCCAGAATTTATGGGTATGGACAAAATACACAGGAGTTGACCCTGAAGTAGCCGGAGGAGATCCTGATAAAGGAGACAGAGTAAAAGGATCAGGTTTTGGAGGATGGAATTATCCCGTACAGCCAACAATCTTGATGGGTCTTAATGTTGCATTTTAATCAAAACGATCATGAAAAAAATTATAGTATCAATCATAGCTTTCTCTCTGTTTTCAGCTTCTTGCAGTGATTTCATTGAAAAAGAAGAAAGAGGAACCCAAACATTAGAAAACTACTTTCAAACCGCACAAGAGTGTGAAAATTATACAAACGAATTAACAAAAAGATTGTTGCTTCCAAACGACTGGTGGACATTACTAGCGCCAAGAGTAACCAACGAAATGTCAACCGATGATGCTTGGATGGGAAACACAGGACAAGACAGCGGTGCGCATAGACCTAGTTCACAATACCTGATTACTCCTGATAATATGGGAGATATGAATAGTATTTATACCGCACATTATTACACCATTCAGTCGGCTAATATTGGTTTAGAAAAAATGGCATTATCGCCAATTTCAGAAACGCTGAAAAACCAATATATGGGAGAATCACTTTTCGTTCGTGCTTATTGTTATTACGAATTAGTGAATCTTTTTGGTGGAGTGCCTTTGTACACTACATCTTTAGGAACCGCAGATTTAAAATTAGAAAGAAGCTCAGCCGCAGCAGTATATGCACAGATTGAAAGCGATCTTAAAGAATCAGCAGCAAAATTAGAAAGTGCTCCAGTAGCCAAAGATGGAAGAATCAACAAATGGGCTGCGTATGCTTTGTTAGCTCGTGTGTCTCTGTTTCAAGAAAAATGGGCAGAAGCAAAAAACTATTCAAACAAAGTAATTACAGAAGGACCTTTTGCACTTGAAGCTGATTTCCTAAACATCTGGAATGTAAACAATCATAATGGAGTAGAATCTATTCTAGAAGCACAATCTTCATCAGTTCAAAATAGAGATTTAGGTTCTGCCTTGCCAACTTTATCAGGTGCTAGAGGAGAAGACAAAAAGAACTTTCCAAGTAATGATGCCGCTGACGTTTTGGACGGATGGGGTTGGTGTATGCCGACAAGTGATTTAGAAAATGCCTATCTTTCTGAAAATGACGTAATCCGCAGAAGAAGTACGATTACAAAATGGGGAGAAGCTGCTTACGGAGATGAAGTTTTAAATCCAACTCATAAATTCAGTTTAAACGACAATAAATCAGGACGTATCTGTCGTAAATATTACATTCCTATTGCGACTCGTCGTTCTTTAGATAAAAAAGATGGACATCTTCCGCTAAACATTCCGTTGATTCGTCTGGCAGAAATGTACTTAACAAGAGCAGAAGCCAATTATCATTTAGGAGGAGATGCTTTAGCAGATATCAACATCATTAGAGCACGTGTAAAATTAGATCCAAAAACAGGAATTTCTGGACCCACTTTATTGAGACAAATCTATAAAGAACGCCGTTTAGAACTAGCTTTTGAAGGATTACGTTTGTTCGATATTCGTCGCGAAAAAGACCCAACAACCGGAAGACCAGTTATCGAATCTTTAATGGGACCAAACGGAACTTTTGTAAAATACAATCAGAGTTCAACAGACCCGTACGAAACAACCAACTTGAGAGAACCACAAGACAAAGGAATCAATTTTGATCCTTCAAAACACCTATTGTGGCCAATTCCTCAGTTAGAAATTGACTTAAGTAACGGAGTAATCAAACAAAACCCAAATTACTAAGATGAAGTTTTTTAATACAACTAAAGTAAGTCTGCTGTGTGCAGGCTTGCTTTTGGCTAACACTATAGTAGGATGTGATTCTGAATCAGATAATTCAAATTCTGAAAATGCTGCCGTAACAAGCCTCAACGTAAATCTTGATATGGGTTTACAAACGATGGAAAGTTTTGGAGCTTCAGATGCTTGGCAGTGTAATTTTATTGGGAAAAACTGGCCATCGGATAAAAGAAATAAAATAGCCGATTTATTGTTCAGCCAAGCCGTAGATGCAGATGGAAACCCAAAAGGAATTGGATTGTCATTATGGCGTTTTAACCTTGGAACCGGAAGTGCAGAACAAGGCGATGCCAGCGATATTACCGATGAATGGAGAAGAACCGAATGTTTTACGACAAATGGAGTTTCGTATGACATGAACAAACAAGCGGGTCAAGTTTGGTTTATGAAAGCCGCAAGAGAACGCGGTGTAAACAAACTTTTAGCTTTTGCCAATAGTGCTCCAGTTTACTTAACGCAAAATGGAAAAGCACATGCCGCAATCAAAGAATTTTACAATTTAAAAGATGGTAAAATGCCTGATTTAGCCGATTTCTGGACCACATCTTTAGACAAACTAAAAACAGAACACGGTTTAACAATCGATTATGTAAGTCCGTTTAACGAACCGCAATACGAGTGGGATGGTTCAGGACAAGAAGGTTCTCCGGCAACCAATGCGAATATTTACAGCTTTGTAAATATCCTTTCGCCAAAATTACAAGCAAAAGGATTAGATGCTAAAATTGTAGTGGGAGAAGCAGGATCTTATGAATCTTTATACAAAACCGTTTCAGGAAAAGAAAGCAGATCCAATCAAATTGATTATTTCTTTGCCGCCAATTCTACTAAAAAAATCAGTGGTTTAAGCAATGTAAAAAATACAATTTCGGGTCACAGTTACTGGCAGGCGTGGCCATTAAATGAAATGGTATCGTCAAGACAAGCCGCTGCTTCTAGAATCCAATCTGTTGGTGAAGTGAGTCTTTGGTCATCAGAATATTGTGTTTTAGAAAGTCCGGGAACAGCTGAATTGCCAGGTGGAGCAGGAGCAGGAAGAGACTTAGGAATGTCATTAGCACTTTGGACAGCACGTATCATCAGTACAGACATTGCCGTGGGAGGCGTTACGTCTTGGCAGTGGTGGACAGCAATCAGCCGTGGTGATTATAAAGATGGATTAATTCACGTAGATGATGGAGCAAGCAACGGAGCAGGAAACGCCGATTATTGCAAAAACGATGGATACATCAGAGATTCTAAAACGCTTTGGGCTTTAGGAAACTTCTCTTTCTTCGTAAAACCGGGAATGGTGAGAGTGCAGATTCCAACTATTGACAATTCAACTGAATTAAATAATGTTATGGTTACCGCTTACAAAGATGCGGTAAATAAAAAATTGGTAATCGTTGCGGTAAACATCAGCAAATCGGCTAAAAAGTACAATTTAAAGCTTTCAGGCGGAACAGTTACAGACAATAAATTGACTCCTTACACCACTTCTGAAACTCTAAGTTTGAAAAAAGGAACCGCGGTCGATGCAGCGAGTTTAGAAATTCCAGCAAGGTCGGTTGTGACTTATGTTGGGAATTATAAGTAGAATGTAAAATTAACCGCAAAGACACAAAGAAAAAGCGCAAAGTTCGAAAAGCCTAAAATTTACTTCGCGAACCCTGCGATAACTTGTCGTCTTTGCGGTTAAAAAACAAAAAAATAAATGAGGAAAATATATCTCACGCTTTTACTAGTAACAAGTTCGCTGTCGTTTGCACAGCGAACCGTTACTATCAGCACAGATAATGTAGTACAAACCATGGATGGTTTTGGAGGTTCTGATGCCTGGAGAACACAGTTTGTAGGCAAGAATTGGCCAGAACAGAAAAAAAATGCCATTGCAGATTTGCTGTTTAGCAAAGAAATCGATGCACAAGGAAATCCAAAAGGTATCGGACTTTCGATCTGGCGATTTAATCTTGGAGCAGGAAGTGCCGAGCAAGGCGAAAACAGTAAAGTTTCGGACGAATGGAGAAGAAGCGAATGCTTTCTAAATGCCGACGGAACGTACGATTTCTCAAAACAAGAAGGCCAAAGATGGTTTTTACAAGCGGCCAAAAAACGCGGAGTAGAAAAGTTTCTGATTTTTACCAATAGTCCGCCAGTGCATATGACGAACAACGGATTGTCTTTTGCTTCTCAAAAGAATAAACTGAATCTAAAAGATGGTGCAATTCCAAAATTTGCCGATTTCTTAGTTCAAAGTATTCAAGGATTGGAGAAAAAAGAAGGAATCAAATTCGACTATGTGAGTCCGTTAAATGAACCGCAGTGGGAATGGATGCCGAAAAACGGTGACACCAACAGCCAAGAAGGAACTCCGGCAACCAATCAAGAAATATATGAGGTGACCAAAGCACTTTCGGAAAAACTGAAAGCTAAAAAACTAAGCACCGAAATCGTAATTGCTGAAGCCGCACAAATCGATTATTTGTACGAAAATGTAAATGCCGAAAACCGAGACAATCAAATTGATTATTTCTTTGGAAAGACCAAAACCAACATTACTAAATTTTCGAATGTAAAAAATGTGATTCTAGGACACAGCTATTTTACAACTTGGCCAATTGAAAGACAGGTTTTAAGCAGAAAATTAATCGCTGCCGAAATTAAAAAAAATCCGGGACTAAAATACTGGCAGTCGGAATACTGTATTTTAGAAAATCCAGGAGAAGCTGAAATTCCGGGAGGTTCTGGCGGAGGAAGAGATTTAGGAATGCAGACCGCTTTGTTTGTAGCCCGCTTAATTCATAATGATATTGCAGTAGCCAATGCCGCATCATGGCAATGGTGGACTTCTATTACAAGAGTAGATTACAAAGACGGCTTAATTTATCTGGATGATGGAAAAAGCAACGGAGGAACAGCTCCAGATTATGTAAGGAATGATGGAGAATTTCACGATTCTAAACTGCTTTGGGCTTTAGGGAACTATTCGCTTTTTGTTCGTCCAGGAATGCTTAGATTAGATGTTCCGAACCAAAACGAATTAGACAAAGCAAACGATGTAATGCTAACCGCTTACAAAGACATTCAAAATAAAAAATTGATTGTGGTAGCTGTCAATTGCGGAAAATCGGTCCAGCAATACAAATTTGATCTATCAAAAGGAACTTTAAAAAACAACGAGTTCATACCTTACGTAACTTCTGATACATCAAACTTAAAAAGAGCCGAAGTTCAAAAAAATGGAAATCTAGAAATCCCAGCAAGGTCTGTAGTGACGTTTGTGGGAGAATTGCAATATTAAAAAATTGTTTCAAGTTTCAAGTTTCACGTTTTGGCGCGAACTTGAAACTTGAAACCTGAAACAAAAGAAACAAAAGAAACAAGTAATAAACCAAAAGAAGCTTAGAACCTCAGAATCTTA
This is a stretch of genomic DNA from Flavobacterium endoglycinae. It encodes these proteins:
- a CDS encoding RagB/SusD family nutrient uptake outer membrane protein; its protein translation is MKKIIVSIIAFSLFSASCSDFIEKEERGTQTLENYFQTAQECENYTNELTKRLLLPNDWWTLLAPRVTNEMSTDDAWMGNTGQDSGAHRPSSQYLITPDNMGDMNSIYTAHYYTIQSANIGLEKMALSPISETLKNQYMGESLFVRAYCYYELVNLFGGVPLYTTSLGTADLKLERSSAAAVYAQIESDLKESAAKLESAPVAKDGRINKWAAYALLARVSLFQEKWAEAKNYSNKVITEGPFALEADFLNIWNVNNHNGVESILEAQSSSVQNRDLGSALPTLSGARGEDKKNFPSNDAADVLDGWGWCMPTSDLENAYLSENDVIRRRSTITKWGEAAYGDEVLNPTHKFSLNDNKSGRICRKYYIPIATRRSLDKKDGHLPLNIPLIRLAEMYLTRAEANYHLGGDALADINIIRARVKLDPKTGISGPTLLRQIYKERRLELAFEGLRLFDIRREKDPTTGRPVIESLMGPNGTFVKYNQSSTDPYETTNLREPQDKGINFDPSKHLLWPIPQLEIDLSNGVIKQNPNY
- a CDS encoding glycoside hydrolase, with amino-acid sequence MKFFNTTKVSLLCAGLLLANTIVGCDSESDNSNSENAAVTSLNVNLDMGLQTMESFGASDAWQCNFIGKNWPSDKRNKIADLLFSQAVDADGNPKGIGLSLWRFNLGTGSAEQGDASDITDEWRRTECFTTNGVSYDMNKQAGQVWFMKAARERGVNKLLAFANSAPVYLTQNGKAHAAIKEFYNLKDGKMPDLADFWTTSLDKLKTEHGLTIDYVSPFNEPQYEWDGSGQEGSPATNANIYSFVNILSPKLQAKGLDAKIVVGEAGSYESLYKTVSGKESRSNQIDYFFAANSTKKISGLSNVKNTISGHSYWQAWPLNEMVSSRQAAASRIQSVGEVSLWSSEYCVLESPGTAELPGGAGAGRDLGMSLALWTARIISTDIAVGGVTSWQWWTAISRGDYKDGLIHVDDGASNGAGNADYCKNDGYIRDSKTLWALGNFSFFVKPGMVRVQIPTIDNSTELNNVMVTAYKDAVNKKLVIVAVNISKSAKKYNLKLSGGTVTDNKLTPYTTSETLSLKKGTAVDAASLEIPARSVVTYVGNYK
- a CDS encoding glycoside hydrolase, whose translation is MRKIYLTLLLVTSSLSFAQRTVTISTDNVVQTMDGFGGSDAWRTQFVGKNWPEQKKNAIADLLFSKEIDAQGNPKGIGLSIWRFNLGAGSAEQGENSKVSDEWRRSECFLNADGTYDFSKQEGQRWFLQAAKKRGVEKFLIFTNSPPVHMTNNGLSFASQKNKLNLKDGAIPKFADFLVQSIQGLEKKEGIKFDYVSPLNEPQWEWMPKNGDTNSQEGTPATNQEIYEVTKALSEKLKAKKLSTEIVIAEAAQIDYLYENVNAENRDNQIDYFFGKTKTNITKFSNVKNVILGHSYFTTWPIERQVLSRKLIAAEIKKNPGLKYWQSEYCILENPGEAEIPGGSGGGRDLGMQTALFVARLIHNDIAVANAASWQWWTSITRVDYKDGLIYLDDGKSNGGTAPDYVRNDGEFHDSKLLWALGNYSLFVRPGMLRLDVPNQNELDKANDVMLTAYKDIQNKKLIVVAVNCGKSVQQYKFDLSKGTLKNNEFIPYVTSDTSNLKRAEVQKNGNLEIPARSVVTFVGELQY